DNA from Alnus glutinosa chromosome 2, dhAlnGlut1.1, whole genome shotgun sequence:
TTGCAGTAGCGtaatgagcggctaaaaacctttgtagggtattgatgtagcccaaTACAAGCATAATGGtttgattatattttaatttagagaattttaatttatgcattgataagcgttgaatgttacacattcaagccccttaacttatatatgttaattccttagcattgttatttgtttgattttgtgttgttttattgttttcaggttttaaataaagatgtaattaattccattaattttgggcttaaagcacactttgagaagacttagaagatatgtttaagcttaaccaatcataatagaatacctatatgatgtggttaagtttaatcaaatcaagtgaaggattaaatcggaatttctctactaagagtaAAAAATcggattgaattcaaatttgaattttgcatatgtcttagtgtttgaatcataacttttgcgtcagatatcggattgcaataaaattggtagcgttagaaagctaattaaaaattcaacaaatatgtcagaaataggctttcccaaattcggacgtttaatatatcaaaatcgcctcgcaataaaggatcgcaattctggccgaatttggaattcttttcctacttggattaaagtttcaatctcctacttggacaagaagactcaagagacgatttttctggaattacaagagcttctaggcctctcctaatatCTATAAATatgcctctaaacattgaagaaagacacactgctacctagagcaaattcagagaaaaacttattgaaggcttgaagagttgaagagaagtaatcatggcaagaggccattgcagcaacttcatgagcggctaaaaacctttgtagggtattgatgtagccctatccaagcacaatagtttgattgtattttaatttagagaattttagtttatgcatgttggttgtataattatgagaattgctacaatttgatattgttcttcatcttttaatgcaattgttcttcaattcataatcaatattggtagaattcttctcttgtcttagaaagctttttacctttattgaactcaaatcattcttattttctgtgattatgagaatgataattatacaacgggtttaattgacatatgatcaagagaattagataggccatgcctaggaaagacgaatcgtactacaccctagtgtagtgtaatttaggtagacgattcgtgccaaccgaagatgggttatactttttcattgattgtatgtatcctattaaagacgtagctaatccatgcctagggaagacgggtcgtaccgcatcttagtggttaggtggacggtccgtgccaaccgaagatggattatacttatgctttaatatggtaatttcttgtttatttatagcatgcatagaatgaatttctctaattaaatatgattaaccattgatgtgcggatagcggtgaagtcaatactctacactttctctctctcttatatttcaattctcttttacgtttattttatgcactttagttaattacaaattcaacaatcttttcattagttatttttaatattcataaacttgatagcaatacccctgcagtccttgaggttcgacaccctctctatagccttatcttacaaggattcgtcctattgcgagtggttatttattattgatatattttggtaaacaaaagaccacatcatgcatgttggttgtataattatgaaaattactacaatttgatattgttcttaatcttttaatgcaattgtttttcaattcataatcaatattggtagaatttttctcttcttagaAAGCtatttacctttattgaactcaaatcattccgattttctgtgattatgagaatgatgattatacaacgggtttaattgacatatgatcaaaagAATTAAATAGGCCATGCCTAAGGAAAAtagattgtactacaccctagttttgtgtaatttaggtaaacaatccatgccaaccgaagatgagttCTATTATTCTGTTGATTGTATGTAACCTATTAAaaacgtagctaatccatacctaggaaagacagatcgtaccgcatcttagtggttaggtggatgaTCCGTGCCAACCGTaaatggattatacttattctttaaaggtaatttcttgtttatttataacatgcataaaatgaatttctctaattaaatatgattagcCATTGATGTGTTGATaacggtgaagtcaatactctactctctctctctctctctctctctcttacatttcaattatcttttacgtttattttatgcactttagttaatatcaaaatcaacaatcttttctttagtcatttttaattttcataaacttgataacaatacccctgCGGCCTTTGAGGTTCAACACATTCTTTATAACTTTAtcttacaaggattcgttctattgcaaCTGGTTAATttaatattgatatatttttacttTCAAAAGACCATATCAGCCACCTTATGAGGCGCTCTACAAATGGAAGTGTTAATCGCCCCTATATTGGAGAAATGTTAGAGAACGACAACTGCAAGGACGAGAAATGATTCAAGACACTCGAGACAAGGTAGTCCTTATCAAACAAAGAATGGCAGTAGGCCAGAGTTGACATAAGAGTTAAGCTGATAATCGAAGACGGGTGCTCGAATTTGAGGTGGGAGACCAAATATTTTTGTAGATATTCCCAATAAAACGAGTAATGAGATTTGGTAAGAAAGGGAAGTTGAGCCCTCTTGTTGGACCATTCGAAATTAAACAAAGAGTGAAGAAACTAGCCTATCGAGTTACCCTAATGCTAGATTTGGCAGGAACACACGATTTCTTCCATGTTTCAATGCTGAGGAAGTACATCCCTAACCTAGATCTGGTAGTAGAATACGAACTCCTCGGAATAGAAGAAGAGCTGACTTAGAGCAACTCCAGCAGAGTAGCTAAAAGGGTCATAATAGCTAAATATAGCTATTATAGACCAATTTTCTTTTCCAGCAAATTAGTTCCAAATgaacaaaaatacattttttgctACAGTGCGTAGCAcaatatccaattttttttttaattttttattattattatttctcttacatcctctctctctctctctctctctctctctctctctctctctctctctctctctctctctctctctccgttaGTTGCTTAACCTCCACTCCAATCTCCTCACCCAAATCACCACTACCAACAGCCAACCAACCAGCCATAGCCGCTCCAATCCAATACGATCATCGGCACGAGTTGAATCTATTCCATTGAGTGAAAACTTGTCATATGAGGAGGCGCCCATGAGAATCATTGATAGGAAGGAGAACGAATTATGCCGACTACGAATCCCAATGGTTAAAGTAATGTGGAGTAATCATCAATCATTAACTGAAGCTTCATGGGAATTAAAGAAGGATATGCGAGCAAAGTACCCTCACCCTTTTGAGTGATgaggttttaatatttgtaaaacaaaaaaagaaaaagtgtagttgtttaataaataaatataatatatatacattttttttttgacatgtccacacaagaggggggaggggggatttgaactagtgacctccgctttatgAGGTGTGGTCcacagccgattgagctaccccttgaagACCATTGTTTGCACATATGACGTATTTATTAGTGTCTTTTTCCCTATATACATTCCCGAGGTTAGTATGGTAGATAGGAACAACCTAGACGATGCTCAGGACCCTAATGGGCGATTACTCAAACTGGTACGTTGGGCAAGTCGTGAGAGATATGAGATCCTGTGGTTGCGCCTTTTTAGGTGAGGACTCCCAGTGTTAATTGCGAGAGGGGATGTCGTGTTCGTATTCCAGGCAGGGCTCCAGAGAGGATAACCACTCCCGAGAGAGTGAATGAGTCTAGGAGGATGGCACCGCAGAGTCACCGTCTTCGAGTACTAGAGTCGTCGGGAGACATTGGGTTCTTACAAAGGATTGAGCTAGATTGCCAACCAGAGATTCCTACACCTTCACCCGAGTCTCCATCTTATGCGGATGATTGTATTAGTCAAGTTAGTATGAGTTATTTAACTCTACATTTTTGCAGTTTGTATCATAGGTTAGTGTTATGAAAAATCTTAGCAATTCTGAGGACGGAATTCCTTTAAGGGGCAATGATTGTAACGATCCCGGTATTCCTTTAGAGAGGTTTATGTAATTTTACTAATCATggagaattaatttttttttttaagaaaacaaaatcttaattcacattaatttttatcaaaatattggccaataaataattaaatgacaaGGACAAATTCTAGAAGCTACATTTATGGAGTTTTAATAAGGTCtcacaatttaatattttttttcctaaatctATAAAGAGACAATATtcgttttaaaataaataataaaacccTAGCAGCCACCTATTAATAAAccatagctatatatatatatgaccgtCACCTTTGAAAGAATTGGCGCTCCCTTGATCTTTTGAGAGATCCAAGATGTCttatttataatatatgaaTACAATGTCTGGTCTTACAATTTACAAGGCATGGAACCATCTATGGGAACTAGTTATGGCCGTATATACATATGAAAGGAAAGGTGGTATATGATATATGGAAGTAGCCGTTGGTGGTGATAATAAATGAATGAAATTAGTGTAGCTGTTGGAGGTGTGATGCTTGTTATGTAATATATGCATGGAAGTGGCCGTTGGTGGTGATAATAAAGGAATGAAATAAATGTAGCCTTTGGAGAGTAATATTCCAGTAGATGTTGGAGAGGAGTCTCATGAAGTGATTCGGTCACTCCAAACAagccaaggggtggctgaaccactccCTTGgtcaaaatgggggtggcctcaTCCAGccctcttctttttattttttttttctttttatttatttatttttaattttatttttaaaaaaattatattattatattatttttatataattttttaaaagatttttttttatatagtgccatgtgtcaacttCAGTGGTTGACACGTGGTTGACTGTTAATTTTAGgacgaaaaatctaacagaggtatcaaataggtttttacccctaactcaggtaccacctatgatacaaatgaaaactcagatactaaatttaaaaacgcttaatgctccgtttgtttcggggtaaaatgatttctagaaaatgatttcggcatttttcggtgtttggtaggggcgaaaataatagtcaatcgaaaaatgatttctgtttgaccaaaaatgcttagtaaatttcgaaaaataagcataaatcgttttccgaagacgccagacgcggtcgatctattttaaacggcacagtcgaccttcacgttcaagcagtcgaccaccatcgaaatatttccggtatcggaatccgacaatatccggttaatgtcgccggatcaggccagagaggccggatcccggccggcctTGGCCAGAGAGGTCAGTTCCTGGCCGGAtttggccagaacggccggctggccggacggatctggccggaatccggccgtttGTGCCGAATTCCGGCGAAACTGTAGGAATTcggccactttcgccggaatccggctatcccaAATTCCGACGAAAACTGTTCGGATTCcagcctttatctcgaattctggctatattagccggaatcaggtaaaaatggtcagaatcttgtcggtcagtgactgaatctcgtcatcgaagatttttatattattttatattaatatttatttgttttgaataaaaattattttttataggttaatatgattgaatgaaaatatgaaaaaatatttgtgactttttgtacgcgccaaacaccgaaaaatgctttcggcaaaaaatattttacagaaaaatgacttccctgaaaccattttacgacgaaaactaatttacgtcgaaacaaacggagtataaaACTCAAGTAACAATTGaatatttaacttaaaaaaaaaattagaaagtataTTGTTGGCCGTGCGTCATCAggattgtttttaattaatatcatatttatatttttataaattttacaaaaatataaaaaagtgggttaacgaaaaattctgatattttaaattttgattgtttgagagtaatattaaaaaaaaaaaaccgccgTAGCTTAGGGACCAAGATTGGTCCCCTTTCACCCGCGAAGACAGAACCCTCCTTCCTTTCTTACAAAAATCCCTCCTCCCCTGCTTCCTTCTTCAGAGCACGAAGCACCCCCTCCCCGCCGAGAGAGAGTGGGTGGAAGGCCGGCCGGTGGAGACTGGAATTTCTCGTGTAACTCTCTTCTTGTTTTAATCTTCTCTTGGCGTCTTCCGTTGCAAGCCCGTTTTCAAGGGTGTGTTTGTATCATTCTCTCCCTTGCTCGCTCGGTTTAAGGTGGTGTTGGGGTCTCCATCCAAGCCCGCTACGACCCTGGTGCAACTTCTGGTGGTGGTTAGCCATTGCTGCTGACTGCTGAGAGACAAAGAAGCATAGTAAGTAGAAGAGAAAAACTTTAGTTTTGAATCCCATCGCTCTCTGTGCCTGCGTCACTACCAGGtcaatttcttttgtaatccTGATTTTTCTTCTTGCGGTGTTATGTTTGTGTTCGTGTTGTTTGGTTTGTGGGCGTTTCTTCTTTTTGGGGCTTAGATGAGGTATTTTGTACGTGAAAATTTGAAAGGCAAGGGCTTTGCAAAGATACCCATTTTGGGGTTTCTTGTAGAGTTTTCTATGTTTGGGCTGCCATCGTGTGCTTACTTTTTGGTTGCTGGGGAAATTGAGGGAAAGTGAATAAAATGAGAAATTGGGTTTTAtggtttcttttcttgttttgtttaaaagaatagagagggaaaaaagaagaagcacgAATTACTCGCTgaaactcctttttttttgttggtttctttACTTGGGTGTTGAATAATGGGGAGTGTGTGATAttacttttggttttttttttactcataaaaaaaaaaaaaatccaacaatcGAAATGCTTCTAATTAGAGTAATACAAGAGGTGAATTGCCCTGCATCTTACAAAATCTTCatctgtttttcctttttttttttttcacccttCATGAACTAGGTTCTATGTCCTCCAGAGTGTTTCCTACTCTTACTGCTGTTCCATTCAGTTAGTTGTGCTtttaggcaatgtgagactttaATTATAGTCTGATGCTTCTATTAAAGTGCTTCTAGCATTTTATGGTCTCTTGTATGACTTTCGAAATAATTGAATATGTGGAAGACAGGTGGCACATATGTGGTAATTACTTGGGTAGTCATGCTCATCAGGTCATTACCATATAAATGGAATTTAACATATTTTTTGACTGTGTTAAACATATTGAGTTCTAATGGGACAGATGTGTATGATCATCTGTTTCGTGCTCTTGTACTTTGCCAAGATTCTTCTCTTTGTGTTTTTGCATCGACTGTTTTACTAGAAGCACTTTTGTAGAGGCTGGTTGCAGATTTCTGTTAGATTTGCATGCTATAATGTTTTAACAAAATCGAGCATTTAACATTTTCTATAAATATAGTGTTCTACTCAAAGTGAGCATCTTCGAGTTTCTGTGGATATATAACTTCAACTATCTGTATGGGCACTAAAAATGTTCAGCTTTGACTGTGTATTTTGTGGCTTTCACCACTTCTATATTTTTGTTCAGGAATTCATTTAACTTTTTTCTGCTTGAGCTTACCTAACCCCACTCTCTTCAATTGCCACCGAAAGGAAGACGATGTCAGACTATCTCCCAAACGAGGTGATCATCGAAATCCTCTCAAGACTGCCTGTGAAGTCGCTCATTAGATTCAGGGGCGTTTCCAAGACATGGTACACTCTCATCTCCAGCGCACACTTCATCGCTACCCACCTCAATCGCGCTCTTTCCAATCCCCAACACCCACCCCACCTTCTCCTCCACCATTTAAACTACGAACTCAATAAAGACAGCTTCACTCTCCATTCTTCTGATGACCCATTCCCTCACAACCATTTCACCAAACACCTGGACTACAGCTCCCCTGCCATACATATCCTCCTGCTTTCTCTCGataaagaaatagaagagaaaGGGGGTTTCTTTGCATATCCATCGGATTTCATAGAATTGCATTGTTTACACCAGAGCATCAACCATTTCTTGTACGTAGTTGGATCGTCCAATGGCCTACTTTGTCTCGCGGATGATGTTTTCGGTAACAAAGTTGGGTTATATGTTCTTTGGAACCCTTCTATTCAAAAAGCTATATCCCTTCCGGAGCCTAATATTGGATTTAGATCTCACGGTCGGTTTATCCATTCTCTTGGCTTTGGGTATGACCCCAAGACTGAAGATTACAAATTGGTGAGACTTGTGTATATTGAAGGCACTACTGATATTCGTTTCAACACTGTTCCACCTCTAGTTGAGATTTATTCGCTTCGAACCAGCGCATGGCACTCTGTTAAGGCCCCTGGTCCTCCCTATGTCATCGAGATGTGGTCCTTATCAGTTTTCTTGAATGGGGCAGTACATTGGCCAGCACACACTCAGCGACACCAAGGTGCGTTTCGCAATGTGATCGTGTCGTTTGACATGAATGATGAGGCCTTTCGTGAAGTGGCTATGCCTAAGAGTTTGCAAGGAGTGGAACACTTGAATGTTACTGTGGCCATAGTTGATGGGTTGCTTGCACTTGTCCCCTTTAATGAATGGGGCAATGAGGAGTTTTACTCTGTGTGGGTGATGAAAGAGTATGGAGTAGCGGAATCTTGGACGAAGCTGTTTGATATTGACATTGGGGAAGGGTTGGAGAGGGTGATAGGCGTTACAAAGAATGGTGAAGTTCTACTGACCAAGGCTGgaaatttgttttcttatgGACCTAGTAGCCAACAAACTTTTGATCTTCACATTCGTGGCGCAACAGACTCATTTTCTTTGGATACCTATGTGGagagccttcttcttctgaatACAGCAGATGGAGTTCTGGGAAACTAGGCAACTCAGTCTTGTTCTATTAACCACAAGGTTAAAGGAGAGGCAGATAGATGATACATGACAAGTCTTAGAAGTTACTATGTCATATGGCTTTGGATATATGCTGAAAATACATTTATTTCTTTACCGTGCTAATTTTTACCTGGTGTTGCTTCTTTTTGGTTCTAAGCtctgttgtgtttttttttttttgggggggggggggggggggatgggtTTTACAAATACTGCTGGGTCTGTTGAGCATAATTTGCATAAAATCCAAGTTTTGAATGATAGGTAATCATGCTACAAAGAAAAATAGTCATATTTTTGTTCCTCATTTAAGGTCAAGTATCCTGGATGTTTTAATGATGGTTGCTCAAGTATCGAGGTTAATTCCGAATGCATGAACATGTTTTCAAAGCTTTATATCTCTCTTTCCCACTGAGTTTCCTCATTTAAGGTCATCCTCAGGCATCCTGTTGTTCACGGCCTTTAATTTGGGTTCTTGTGACCATATGAAAGTGATTGGGGTTCCTTGTTTTCTACTGTCATTTATAGTATATATTGCTAGTTCATAATTCAAGTATATCTGCCTTGCTTCCCCCAGGCAGATAGAGAAGGATATATTTTCATTATCATGCCAAAACAAGCAGATTGGTTTAAAGTCAAGAGATCATTGCTGGGCCTTGAAGGGTATAAAAAACTTAAGAGAACATCAAATCATTGGAATGTGCTGTTACACTTCTGTGCCTTGAGGGAAAAAACGAACTGAGAGAAGCATTTGTGTCTGCCCCCATTGAAGTGCATGCTTTTATGTGGTGAAGATAATTTCATGAATATGCTAGAAAATATTAGTCGCTAGCTAGCAGTCCTTATCCTTAATTATGTTTCATCAAATATATGGATTTTCTGTGGTCGTTCATCtgtatttcttttactttctgtAGTATGTTAGAAAGGGGAATCTTTTGGTATGTTTCTGTAATGCATTTCTGAAAAtcagaagcagaagcattatGGAGTGTTGCCATTCAGGTATCTAGTACTCCACTtgctttttcctcttttattagGTGATTGTGGCATGAAAATGCAAATAAATACAAGATATTTTTATCCTGAGATCCTGAGTAATGGGAAGAGAGTGAAGCTTTATAATCATTGGAAGAACATTGGTGAGTTGTTTTTGAACATTTTATTAATGAGTTTGAAGGAAATGTGTTGGAATCGCATAACTTGGCCAAGCAGGCCATAAGTAAatgttgttgattttctttctatGTACAATTGCATATCGTAGCTGGTTGTTTCTTTAATCAATTAGCAATTTTACTGAAGTTAGCTGCTgccactttttattaaaaaataaaataaaaaaatcttggcttattattgttttgttttttgtttgattcaagagtaatgataggcaggggccatcttaccggcccctgcccggccctttcctacgtggaaagggccattttagttttacagtttttttttttttttttttttttttttttttcataaaaaaaaaaaaaattaaaaaaaaaaaattcaaattttgaaaccCCCTCGGTTATCTATTCCCATTagatcatttttttcatttcagttcagagcttccccccaaatttttccctccctctctccatctacccatTTTCTTCCCACCGTCGACCGCGAAGAACGACCCGCCACCGCCGTTCTCAACTCACGACCCGGCGTCGCCGTTCTCCACGCACGACCCGCCACCGCCGTTCTCAACGCACGACCCGGCACCGTCGTTCTCAATGCACGACCCAACTCCGCCGTTCTTCCAGTTCCGGCAGTGACCATTCGACCATTCCAAACGTCTTTATCTCTGTAACTAATTTTTTGGTCCCCAAAACCACTACAAACGGCCACtgtcgttctccatctccggccaaaacccaaccaccgtGCGATCTCCATCTCCGACAGAACGACCGCCGACGAGCCTTAGGGTTCCGGCGACCCATTTCTGGCCCAAATTTCCCTCATTTCCGGCTCTGGTAccgatctcccccatttttgcgttttttttcagttgttttcagagttgctttctttagttccttgctgtgatttgtggttttttgctatTGGGTTTCCGGTTATAAAATGCCTTCAGAATGGGATGTCTATGAATTCAAATAATTATCATTGCTGATTGTACCAACCGGAGaaggcgaagaagaagaagaagaagaaactctccGAGGTAATAcccactttctctctctctctgtgtctctctctctatctttatGGTTTGGTTCTTTGGTTTCGTTGTTTAGTAATCTCTCTATACGGGTCGGTGTGTATCGTCCGTACGTACAGCTAGGATTTTCTGTGTAGGTGTGGGAATCTGTGAGATCGGGTTTTGTGGTGATGTTTGGTTGGTGAGAAAGGTTGTTGAAAGCAAGAGAAAATGGAAATTGTTGCTGAAATTGGAGTTGTCTATGCTGTTTTTTGGTTCTCTAGAAATGGCAACGAAATTCAAGAGTGAGAGTAAACGTGGAAATTGTTGCTGAAATTGGAGTTGTCTATTCTGTTTTTTGGGCCTCTAGAAATTGTTGACATATATGGGGGCTGTATTAAAAAACAATCACGTGAATCATTTCCCCTGTTTTTTTAGTTGCTTGCTGTGATTTAAATCACTACCAAAGGAActgatttaaaaatgtttttcaatttatgGATGGACACAAAAAAAGTGCTCGACATATGTGGATTGGTTCCAGATTTTGTTTAGATGTTATAAAAAGTGTTCTTAACAGACGCTTCCTGTAATTAAGCTATAAATGAAAACTTCGGATTATTCTTTTCCTATTCTTAGCAtctttggaattttattttatcttttttaattcaTCTGTTTAGTGTAAGAAGGCGATTCAGTTTACTTGATTAgatgtttttttttacttctctttttttttttttttggggggggggggggagtatGACTTTAGATCTTGTTCACTCTTATTTCTGTCATTTCTTTGTTGACCTGCAATCACTTCTGTTgctattatttttgtaaattaaccATGGGAATTTGTCGATGAAGGAGTTTCAGCTTATTTACATCAGCTTTTAGTATGATTATATAATTCATGACAAATGCTTAGGGCTTTACCCTTTACTGCTCCTATTTTACTGATTTCAAGATAAATTGTTTTATCCTTCCTTTGAGAATGATAGCTAGTTCCATTACTATAGTTGGGTTGTGATTATTTTGGTTGCAGAGGAaggttgaaaagaaaagaagttggcTTGCAATTTTGGATCATGCTGTGTGGACCCAAGaaagttcaaactcaaattTGAGACAAGGTATATGGagatgtttttggttagttaatatgagttttcttcttggaaTTTTGAAACACTAATGGGTTTTAGATTTCATTGAACCACCCCCTGCAATACGACCAATCAATGGAGATTACTGTAATGGAAATCTAAATGAGTATAACCTGTCTGATTTGGTCTTGGATCAGGTCAAaaacccttttttctttttgtaaaggaAATAGCATAAGCCCTTGAGCTGGAAATATGCTTAGATAATCATATTGGACAGATTTGGCTTAAACGTACCCACAAGTTGGTGGATAAAATTATAATGGTTGAAATTTGATGGTACAATCTAATATTGTGTTTAGGTAGGAAATGGGTGAAGGGGTTGTTGAGATTCTTCAGATAAGACAGATatatagttattattttttcttcaaaccattttgaaaataagtgctttcatttttaaataaatacattaaacgTACAACTAGTTGGCCAAAGTCATACCAAAAGGCCAATGGAATAGGATCCTTTCCATTTGATGG
Protein-coding regions in this window:
- the LOC133861039 gene encoding F-box/kelch-repeat protein At3g06240-like, which translates into the protein MSDYLPNEVIIEILSRLPVKSLIRFRGVSKTWYTLISSAHFIATHLNRALSNPQHPPHLLLHHLNYELNKDSFTLHSSDDPFPHNHFTKHLDYSSPAIHILLLSLDKEIEEKGGFFAYPSDFIELHCLHQSINHFLYVVGSSNGLLCLADDVFGNKVGLYVLWNPSIQKAISLPEPNIGFRSHGRFIHSLGFGYDPKTEDYKLVRLVYIEGTTDIRFNTVPPLVEIYSLRTSAWHSVKAPGPPYVIEMWSLSVFLNGAVHWPAHTQRHQGAFRNVIVSFDMNDEAFREVAMPKSLQGVEHLNVTVAIVDGLLALVPFNEWGNEEFYSVWVMKEYGVAESWTKLFDIDIGEGLERVIGVTKNGEVLLTKAGNLFSYGPSSQQTFDLHIRGATDSFSLDTYVESLLLLNTADGVLGN